One window from the genome of Streptomyces sp. NBC_00708 encodes:
- a CDS encoding acylphosphatase translates to MNEDVRLTAWVRGRVQQVGFRWFTRANALEIGGLTGFALNLDDGRVQVVAEGRRENCHRLLDWLRSDDTPGRVDGVTEIWDTPRGGYEGFAIR, encoded by the coding sequence ATGAACGAAGATGTACGACTCACCGCTTGGGTACGCGGCCGAGTACAGCAAGTAGGGTTCCGCTGGTTCACCAGGGCAAACGCTTTGGAGATCGGGGGCCTCACCGGTTTCGCCCTCAATCTCGACGACGGCAGGGTGCAGGTCGTGGCCGAGGGCCGGCGTGAGAATTGCCACCGTCTTCTGGACTGGCTGCGGTCGGACGACACTCCCGGCCGCGTCGACGGTGTCACTGAGATCTGGGACACGCCGCGCGGGGGATACGAGGGATTCGCGATCCGCTGA
- a CDS encoding CAP domain-containing protein, with product MGRHRRSAAAPAAEEQVDGAAGRHREAGRRKRSAIPVRTGLIGVSAALAVGAVAVASGLLPGGDSYTVGGGPAADQVRSHAAPDLLTQGGATTPSADRSSASATASRGTDRPAGPKKSHSATSDRSKSASPSASDSASPSASVSASPSKTATPSTSPAGKKSTAAKTTPPKKKEKAKPSSSSKAPATQAARSSAPAAPKPSSSAPAPSKSSTPSATAASAQAAILALVNEERGKVGCSPVTASSSLTSLAQNFSDDMAARGFFDHTDPDGRSPWDRADAAGVSGLGGENIARGQADAEAVMDAWMNSDGHRANILNCDYKTLGVGVHFGAGGPWWTQDFGF from the coding sequence ATGGGACGCCATCGACGCAGCGCCGCAGCTCCCGCCGCTGAGGAACAGGTGGACGGGGCCGCGGGCCGGCACCGGGAGGCGGGCCGCAGAAAGCGGTCCGCGATCCCCGTGCGCACCGGACTGATAGGCGTCTCGGCGGCCCTGGCCGTCGGAGCCGTCGCCGTGGCCTCGGGGCTGCTGCCCGGCGGCGACAGCTACACCGTGGGCGGCGGTCCGGCCGCCGACCAGGTGCGCTCGCACGCGGCCCCGGATCTGCTCACCCAGGGCGGCGCCACCACCCCGTCCGCCGACCGCTCCTCCGCTTCGGCCACCGCCAGCCGTGGAACCGACCGCCCGGCGGGGCCGAAGAAGTCGCATTCCGCCACATCGGACCGGTCGAAGTCGGCCTCCCCCAGCGCCTCGGACTCGGCGTCCCCGTCGGCTTCCGTTTCCGCCTCGCCCTCGAAGACGGCCACGCCGTCCACGTCCCCGGCCGGCAAGAAGTCCACCGCCGCGAAGACGACGCCCCCCAAGAAGAAGGAGAAGGCCAAGCCCTCCTCCTCCTCGAAGGCCCCGGCCACTCAGGCCGCCAGGAGCTCGGCACCCGCCGCCCCGAAGCCCTCGTCCTCCGCGCCGGCCCCGTCGAAGAGCAGCACCCCGAGCGCCACCGCCGCCTCGGCCCAGGCCGCGATCCTGGCCCTCGTCAACGAGGAGCGCGGCAAGGTCGGCTGCAGCCCGGTCACGGCGAGCTCGTCGCTGACCTCGCTCGCCCAGAACTTCAGCGACGACATGGCGGCGCGCGGCTTCTTCGACCACACGGACCCCGATGGCAGGAGCCCCTGGGACCGGGCGGACGCGGCCGGTGTCTCCGGGCTCGGCGGTGAGAACATCGCCCGCGGCCAGGCCGACGCGGAGGCCGTGATGGACGCCTGGATGAACAGCGACGGCCACCGGGCAAACATTCTCAATTGCGATTACAAGACGCTCGGCGTGGGCGTCCACTTCGGGGCCGGCGGCCCCTGGTGGACCCAGGACTTCGGTTTCTGA
- a CDS encoding AAA family ATPase, with the protein MHLKALTLRGFKSFASATTLRFEPGITCVVGPNGSGKSNVVDALSWVMGEQGAKSLRGGKMEDVIFAGTTGRPPLGRAEVSLTIDNSDGALPIEYAEVTITRIMFRNGGSEYQINGDTCRLLDIQELLSDSGIGREMHVIVGQGQLDSVLHADPMGRRAFIEEAAGVLKHRKRKEKALRKLDAMGANLARVQDLTDELRRQLKPLGRQAAVARRAAVIQADLRDARLRLLADDLVTLRTALRSEIADEAALRRRREAAEAELKAALAREAGLEDEVRRLTPRLQRAQQTWHELSQLAERVRGTISLADARVKSATAPPEEERRGRDPEDMEREAARIREQEAELTAALEAAEHALDDTASHRHELERALAAEERRLKDAARALADRREGLARLHGQVNAARSRAGSAQAEIDRLSASRDEARERAVAAQEEYEELKAEVDGLDAGDTELGERHDTARRELKEAEAALSRAREEATAAERQRAAVAARHDALALGLRRKDGTGALLGARDQLTGLLGPAAGLLTVAPGHEVAVAAALGAAADAVAVTDPATAAEAIRLLRKQDAGRAALLLGASGHVPGQGGPAHPPHPEGAAQVALPGQSTEPVRGAVAPEPAAQVLAPATDRQILVADLVTGPVELVAAVRRLVRDMVVVATLEDAEDLVAAHPGLTAVTGEGDLLSAHFAHGGSAGAPSLLEVQASVDEAAAELAGLAVRCAELAEAQRAAAERRTASAALVEELGERRRAVERERSGVAQQLGRLAGQARGAAGEAERMDASAARAQEALERATEEAEELAERLLVAEEAAGDGADDEPDTGVRDRLAADGANARQTEMEARLQVRTHEERVKALAGRADSLDRAARTEREARARAERRRARLRHEAEVAAAVASGARQLLAHVEVSVVRAEQERVAAEASKGERERELGAERLRGRDLKGELDKLTDSVHRGEVLGAEKRLRMEQLETKALEELGVEPAGLTAEYGPDQPVPPSPPAEGEELPEDPEHPRNQPRPFVRAEQEKRLRSAERAYQQLGKVNPLALEEFSALEERHKFLSEQLEDLKKTRADLLQVVKEVDERVEQVFTEAYRDTAREFEGVFSRLFPGGEGRLILTDPDNMLATGVDVEARPPGKKVKRLSLLSGGERSLTAVALLVSIFKARPSPFYVMDEVEAALDDTNLQRLIRIMEELQESSQLIVITHQKRTMEVADALYGVSMQGDGVSKVISQRLR; encoded by the coding sequence GTGCATCTCAAGGCCCTGACCCTGCGCGGTTTCAAATCGTTCGCCTCCGCCACGACCCTGCGGTTCGAACCCGGTATCACCTGCGTCGTCGGCCCCAACGGGTCGGGCAAGTCCAATGTGGTGGACGCGCTTTCCTGGGTCATGGGGGAACAGGGCGCGAAATCCCTGCGTGGCGGCAAGATGGAGGACGTGATCTTCGCCGGGACCACCGGCCGGCCGCCGCTGGGCCGGGCCGAGGTCTCGCTGACCATCGACAATTCCGATGGCGCCCTGCCCATCGAGTACGCCGAAGTCACGATCACGCGGATCATGTTCCGCAACGGCGGCAGCGAATACCAGATCAACGGCGACACCTGCCGGCTGCTCGACATCCAGGAACTCCTCTCCGACTCCGGCATCGGCCGCGAGATGCACGTCATCGTCGGCCAGGGCCAGCTGGACTCCGTGCTCCACGCCGATCCGATGGGGCGCCGCGCCTTCATCGAGGAGGCGGCCGGCGTCCTCAAGCACCGCAAGCGCAAGGAGAAGGCGCTGCGGAAGCTGGACGCGATGGGGGCGAACCTGGCCAGGGTCCAGGACCTCACCGACGAACTGCGGCGGCAGCTGAAGCCCCTCGGCCGGCAGGCGGCCGTGGCCCGCCGTGCCGCCGTCATCCAGGCCGACCTGCGCGACGCCCGGCTGCGGCTCCTCGCCGACGACCTGGTGACGCTGCGCACCGCCCTGCGCAGCGAGATCGCCGACGAGGCCGCGCTCCGCCGGCGCCGGGAGGCGGCCGAGGCCGAACTCAAGGCAGCCCTCGCCCGCGAGGCCGGACTGGAGGACGAGGTGCGCCGGCTGACCCCCCGGCTCCAGCGCGCCCAGCAGACCTGGCACGAGCTGTCGCAGCTGGCCGAACGGGTACGCGGCACGATCTCGCTGGCCGACGCCCGGGTGAAGAGCGCCACCGCGCCGCCCGAGGAGGAGCGCCGGGGCCGCGACCCCGAGGACATGGAGCGCGAGGCCGCCCGCATCCGCGAGCAGGAGGCCGAGCTGACCGCGGCCCTGGAGGCGGCGGAACACGCCCTGGACGACACCGCCTCCCACCGCCACGAGCTGGAGCGCGCGTTGGCCGCCGAGGAGCGCCGGCTCAAGGACGCCGCCCGCGCCCTGGCCGACCGCCGCGAAGGGCTCGCCCGGCTGCACGGCCAGGTCAACGCCGCCCGCAGCCGCGCGGGTTCGGCCCAGGCGGAGATCGACCGGCTGTCCGCCTCGCGCGACGAGGCGCGGGAGCGGGCCGTCGCGGCCCAGGAGGAGTACGAGGAGCTGAAGGCCGAGGTCGACGGTCTGGACGCCGGCGACACGGAACTCGGCGAGCGGCACGACACCGCCCGGCGCGAGCTGAAGGAGGCCGAGGCCGCGCTCTCCCGGGCCCGTGAGGAGGCCACCGCCGCCGAGCGGCAGCGCGCCGCCGTCGCGGCCCGGCACGACGCGCTGGCCCTCGGGCTGCGGCGCAAGGACGGTACGGGGGCACTGCTCGGGGCCCGCGACCAGCTCACCGGCCTGCTCGGCCCCGCCGCCGGACTGCTGACGGTGGCCCCGGGCCACGAGGTAGCGGTGGCGGCGGCGCTGGGCGCGGCGGCGGACGCGGTCGCGGTCACGGACCCGGCCACCGCGGCGGAGGCGATCCGGCTGCTGCGCAAACAGGACGCGGGGCGGGCGGCCCTGCTGCTGGGGGCCTCCGGGCACGTACCGGGGCAGGGCGGTCCGGCGCACCCGCCGCACCCCGAAGGCGCTGCCCAGGTGGCGCTTCCCGGCCAGAGCACGGAGCCCGTACGCGGGGCGGTGGCACCCGAGCCCGCCGCGCAGGTGCTGGCCCCGGCCACCGACCGGCAGATCCTCGTCGCCGACCTCGTCACCGGCCCGGTCGAACTGGTGGCCGCCGTCCGCAGGCTGGTGCGGGACATGGTCGTCGTCGCCACCCTGGAGGACGCCGAGGACCTGGTCGCCGCGCATCCCGGGCTGACGGCGGTGACCGGTGAGGGCGATCTGCTCTCCGCCCACTTCGCGCACGGCGGTTCCGCCGGCGCGCCCAGCCTGCTCGAAGTGCAGGCGTCCGTGGACGAGGCCGCCGCCGAGCTCGCCGGACTCGCCGTGCGGTGCGCCGAACTGGCCGAGGCGCAGCGGGCGGCGGCCGAGCGGCGGACCGCTTCGGCTGCGCTCGTCGAGGAGCTGGGGGAGCGGCGACGGGCCGTCGAGCGGGAGCGGTCCGGGGTCGCCCAGCAGCTCGGCCGGCTGGCCGGCCAGGCGCGGGGCGCCGCAGGGGAGGCCGAGCGCATGGACGCCTCCGCCGCGCGGGCCCAGGAGGCGCTGGAACGGGCCACCGAGGAGGCCGAGGAGCTGGCCGAGCGGCTGCTCGTCGCCGAGGAGGCGGCCGGTGACGGAGCCGACGACGAGCCGGACACCGGGGTGCGCGACCGGCTCGCGGCCGACGGCGCCAACGCCCGGCAGACCGAGATGGAGGCCCGCCTCCAGGTCCGTACGCACGAGGAGCGCGTCAAGGCGCTCGCCGGACGCGCCGACTCGCTGGACCGGGCGGCCCGGACCGAGCGCGAGGCGCGGGCGCGGGCCGAGCGGCGTCGCGCCCGGCTGCGCCACGAGGCGGAGGTGGCCGCGGCCGTGGCCTCGGGCGCCCGGCAGCTGCTGGCCCACGTCGAGGTGTCCGTCGTGCGGGCGGAGCAGGAGCGGGTGGCGGCCGAGGCGTCGAAGGGGGAGCGGGAGCGGGAACTGGGGGCCGAGCGGCTGCGGGGCCGTGACCTCAAGGGGGAGCTCGACAAGCTGACGGACTCGGTGCACCGGGGCGAGGTCCTGGGTGCCGAGAAGCGCCTGCGGATGGAGCAGCTGGAGACGAAGGCGCTGGAGGAGCTGGGTGTCGAGCCGGCCGGTCTGACGGCGGAGTACGGCCCCGACCAGCCGGTGCCGCCCTCCCCGCCCGCCGAGGGCGAGGAGCTTCCGGAGGACCCGGAGCATCCGCGTAACCAGCCCCGGCCGTTCGTCAGGGCCGAGCAGGAGAAGCGGCTCAGGTCGGCCGAACGGGCGTACCAGCAACTCGGGAAGGTGAATCCGCTCGCCCTTGAGGAGTTCTCCGCGCTGGAGGAGCGGCACAAGTTCCTCTCCGAGCAGCTGGAGGACCTGAAGAAGACCCGGGCCGATCTGCTCCAGGTCGTCAAGGAGGTCGACGAGCGGGTGGAGCAGGTGTTCACGGAGGCGTACCGGGACACCGCGCGCGAGTTCGAGGGCGTCTTCTCGCGGCTCTTCCCGGGCGGCGAGGGGCGGCTCATCCTGACCGATCCGGACAACATGCTGGCCACCGGCGTGGACGTCGAGGCCCGGCCGCCGGGCAAGAAGGTCAAGCGGCTCTCCCTGCTCTCCGGCGGGGAAAGGTCCCTGACGGCAGTGGCGTTGCTGGTCTCGATCTTCAAGGCCCGGCCGAGCCCGTTCTATGTGATGGACGAGGTCGAGGCGGCCCTGGACGACACCAATCTCCAGCGGCTGATCCGGATCATGGAGGAGCTCCAGGAGAGCTCTCAGCTCATCGTGATCACGCATCAGAAGCGGACGATGGAGGTCGCCGACGCGCTGTACGGCGTCTCGATGCAGGGCGACGGCGTCTCCAAGGTGATCAGTCAGCGTCTTCGCTGA